From a region of the Pseudoxanthomonas sp. X-1 genome:
- a CDS encoding zinc-binding alcohol dehydrogenase family protein gives MKAVAYLQAGLPIDDPAALVDVDLPQPVPGPRDLLVKVHAVSVNPVDTKVRHRAQVTEPRVLGWDAVGTVEAVGEAVTLFKPGEVVYYAGSINRPGSNAEYQLVDERIVARKPASLDDAQAAALPLTAITAWELLFDRLRIPEGQGEGQVLLVTGAAGGVGSILVQLARKLTALTVVGTASRPETQAWVRDLGAHHVIDHSQPLGPQLQALGIEQVQHVASLTHTGSYYEQFIELLAPQGQLALIDDLPSLDAMPLKPKSLSLHWESMFTRSVFQTPDMQAQHDLLTRVAALIDAGTLRTTFGEHYGTLNAANLRRAHALIESGKAKGKLVLEGFD, from the coding sequence ATGAAAGCCGTCGCCTATCTCCAGGCTGGCCTGCCCATCGACGACCCGGCCGCGCTGGTCGATGTCGACCTGCCCCAGCCCGTGCCGGGCCCGCGCGACCTGCTGGTCAAGGTCCACGCCGTGTCGGTCAACCCGGTCGACACCAAGGTGCGCCATCGCGCGCAGGTGACCGAGCCGCGCGTGCTCGGCTGGGACGCGGTCGGCACGGTCGAGGCGGTGGGCGAGGCGGTGACCCTGTTCAAGCCGGGCGAGGTCGTCTACTACGCCGGGTCGATCAACCGCCCCGGCAGCAACGCCGAATACCAGCTGGTGGACGAGCGCATCGTCGCGCGCAAGCCGGCCAGCCTGGACGATGCCCAGGCCGCCGCGCTGCCGCTGACCGCCATCACCGCCTGGGAGCTGCTGTTCGACCGCCTGCGCATCCCGGAGGGCCAGGGCGAAGGCCAGGTGCTGCTGGTCACCGGCGCGGCCGGCGGCGTGGGCTCGATCCTGGTGCAGCTGGCGCGCAAGCTGACCGCACTGACCGTGGTCGGCACCGCCTCGCGCCCCGAGACCCAGGCCTGGGTGCGCGACCTGGGCGCGCACCACGTCATCGACCACAGCCAGCCGCTGGGTCCGCAGCTGCAGGCGCTGGGCATCGAACAGGTCCAGCACGTGGCCAGCCTCACCCACACCGGCAGCTATTACGAGCAGTTCATCGAGCTGCTAGCGCCGCAGGGCCAGCTGGCGCTGATCGACGACCTGCCCTCGCTCGATGCGATGCCGCTCAAGCCCAAGAGCCTCTCGCTGCACTGGGAGTCCATGTTCACCCGCTCGGTGTTCCAGACCCCGGACATGCAGGCCCAGCACGACCTGCTCACCCGCGTGGCCGCGCTGATCGATGCAGGCACCCTGCGCACCACCTTCGGCGAGCACTACGGGACCCTCAACGCCGCCAACCTGCGCCGCGCCCATGCCCTGATCGAAAGCGGCAAGGCCAAGGGCAAGCTGGTGCTGGAAGGCTTCGACTGA
- a CDS encoding STAS domain-containing protein: MSDAAVRRDGPALIFTGALDRAAAQALWPAAQRALDGAQRLDVSAVSALDSAGLALLVALAARLRAAGSGAVTVEGAAPGLAELCAAYRLTPALDYQPA, from the coding sequence ATGAGTGACGCGGCAGTCCGACGCGACGGTCCGGCCCTGATCTTCACCGGGGCGCTGGACCGTGCCGCCGCGCAGGCGCTGTGGCCGGCCGCGCAGCGCGCGCTGGACGGCGCGCAGCGGCTGGACGTGTCGGCCGTGTCGGCGCTGGACAGTGCCGGCCTGGCGCTGCTGGTGGCGCTGGCCGCGCGCCTGCGTGCCGCAGGCAGCGGCGCGGTCACCGTGGAAGGCGCCGCGCCCGGCCTGGCCGAGCTGTGCGCCGCGTATCGCCTGACACCGGCGCTGGATTACCAGCCCGCTTGA
- the mlaD gene encoding outer membrane lipid asymmetry maintenance protein MlaD — MAARGPRLEFAVGAFLLLALASLLVLALASTNRSFGFGGGGYDLKARFTNLGQLRVQAPVKIGGVVVGQVANIALDPKTFDSVVTLRIDGQYKALPADTSAGIFTSGLLGENYIGLSPGGDPDVLKAGDEITYTQPAVDLLQLVGKYMFSGGGKPAGDDSAASPAPAPAATAPKGDTP; from the coding sequence ATGGCCGCACGCGGACCACGACTCGAATTTGCCGTCGGCGCCTTCCTGCTGCTGGCACTGGCCTCGCTGCTGGTGCTGGCGCTGGCCTCGACCAACCGCTCCTTCGGCTTCGGCGGAGGCGGCTACGACCTCAAGGCCCGCTTCACCAACCTGGGCCAGCTGCGGGTGCAGGCGCCGGTGAAGATCGGCGGGGTGGTGGTCGGCCAGGTCGCCAACATCGCGCTGGATCCCAAGACGTTCGACTCGGTGGTGACCCTGCGCATCGACGGCCAGTACAAGGCCCTGCCGGCCGACACCTCGGCCGGCATCTTCACCAGCGGCCTGCTGGGCGAGAACTACATCGGCCTGTCGCCGGGCGGCGACCCGGACGTGCTCAAGGCCGGTGACGAGATCACCTACACCCAGCCGGCGGTGGACCTGCTGCAGCTGGTCGGCAAATACATGTTCAGCGGCGGTGGCAAGCCCGCTGGCGACGATTCCGCGGCCAGCCCGGCGCCTGCGCCGGCCGCCACCGCCCCCAAGGGAGACACCCCATGA
- a CDS encoding heavy metal response regulator transcription factor has translation MKLLIIEDEPKTAGYLTRGLGEQGYSVDHAANGVDGLHLALTGDYDAIVLDVMLPGMDGLQVMQSLRAQRDTPVIMLTARDQVDDRLRGLGAGADDYLIKPFSFLELLARVQAITRRGRAHESTQIQVGDLHIDLLARRATRRGRRLNLSAKEFALLAALARRRSQILSKTVITETVWDINFDTNTNVVEVAIKRLRAKLEYPGETKLLHTVRGMGYVLEQREGEVA, from the coding sequence ATGAAACTGCTGATCATCGAGGACGAGCCCAAGACCGCCGGCTACCTGACCCGGGGCCTGGGCGAGCAGGGCTACAGCGTCGATCACGCCGCCAACGGCGTGGACGGCCTGCACCTGGCCCTGACCGGCGACTACGACGCCATCGTGCTGGACGTGATGCTGCCGGGCATGGACGGGCTGCAGGTGATGCAGTCCCTGCGCGCCCAGCGCGACACGCCTGTGATCATGCTCACCGCGCGCGACCAGGTCGACGACCGCCTGCGCGGCCTGGGCGCGGGCGCCGACGACTACCTGATCAAGCCGTTCTCCTTCCTGGAGCTGCTCGCGCGCGTGCAGGCCATCACCCGCCGCGGCCGCGCCCACGAGTCCACCCAGATCCAGGTCGGCGACCTGCACATCGATCTGCTCGCCCGCCGCGCCACCCGCCGTGGCCGCCGCCTGAACCTGTCGGCCAAGGAGTTCGCGCTGCTGGCCGCGCTGGCGCGCCGCCGCTCGCAGATCCTGTCCAAGACCGTGATCACCGAGACGGTGTGGGACATCAACTTCGACACCAACACCAACGTGGTGGAAGTGGCGATCAAGCGCCTGCGCGCCAAGCTGGAGTATCCGGGCGAGACCAAGCTGCTGCACACCGTGCGCGGCATGGGCTACGTGCTGGAGCAGCGCGAGGGCGAGGTGGCATGA
- a CDS encoding LysR family transcriptional regulator, translating into MVRLDDLALFVRTAALGSFSAAAREAGLLPGQASAAIKRLERELDLRLFVRTTRALRLTAEGEQYLETAREVLDTLRQGRERLRGDDAPLSGTLRLAAPSDLGRNILLPWLDDFHAAHPRLSVQLLLSDQVTDVFREPVDAAVRQGRFDDARYVTLPLLPDNRHVLVASPQYIARRGRPARLEDLREHEAVLYMLGGRAYDRWNFDVDGQRQVVQVRGQLLSNNADVTRQWALAGHGIAYKSWLDVHRDIAAGRLEWLLPQFGEPFPILLVCPHRRQFSPAVRQLHALLAQRLQAPARAD; encoded by the coding sequence ATGGTCCGGCTCGACGACCTGGCGCTGTTCGTGCGCACCGCGGCGCTGGGCAGCTTCTCGGCGGCCGCGCGCGAGGCCGGCCTGCTGCCCGGCCAGGCCAGCGCGGCGATCAAGCGGCTGGAGCGCGAGCTGGACCTGCGCCTGTTCGTGCGCACCACGCGCGCCCTGCGCCTGACCGCCGAGGGCGAGCAGTACCTGGAAACCGCGCGCGAGGTGCTCGACACCCTGCGCCAGGGCCGCGAGCGCCTGCGCGGCGACGACGCCCCGCTGTCCGGCACCCTGCGCCTGGCCGCGCCCTCCGACCTGGGCCGCAACATCCTGCTGCCCTGGCTGGACGACTTCCATGCCGCCCACCCCAGGCTGAGCGTGCAGCTGCTGCTGTCCGACCAGGTCACCGACGTGTTCCGCGAGCCGGTGGACGCGGCCGTGCGGCAGGGGCGCTTCGACGACGCGCGCTACGTGACCCTGCCGCTGCTGCCCGACAACCGCCACGTGCTGGTGGCCTCGCCGCAGTACATCGCCAGGCGCGGGCGACCCGCCCGCCTGGAGGACCTGCGCGAGCACGAGGCGGTGCTGTACATGCTCGGCGGCCGCGCCTACGACCGCTGGAACTTCGACGTGGACGGCCAGCGCCAGGTGGTCCAGGTGCGCGGCCAGCTGCTCAGCAACAACGCCGATGTGACCCGGCAGTGGGCGCTGGCCGGCCACGGCATCGCCTACAAGTCGTGGCTGGACGTGCATCGCGACATCGCCGCCGGCCGGCTGGAGTGGCTGCTGCCGCAGTTCGGCGAACCCTTCCCGATCCTGCTGGTGTGCCCGCACCGGCGCCAGTTCTCGCCCGCCGTGCGCCAGCTGCACGCGCTGCTGGCGCAGCGCCTGCAGGCGCCGGCGCGCGCGGATTGA
- a CDS encoding ABC transporter substrate-binding protein, whose translation MKRSTITLALAAVLAAAAPTVALAQASAAAAAPAQGSASAVVLSQSTRVLTTLEQRRAEFKSNPAALKAFIKNEFNTAFDGNYAARLVLGVHGRGASDADVSAFADALADNLTARYGQSLLDFNSRLRVRIKSETPLPNGKGVRVSSEMLRESGDPVPVDYLLRNVGGQWKVFDVMIEGISYVQTFKNQFDGPLRQKSIAQVTADLRAGRLQASGDTGQR comes from the coding sequence ATGAAGCGTTCCACCATCACCCTCGCCCTGGCCGCCGTCCTGGCCGCCGCCGCCCCGACCGTCGCCCTGGCCCAGGCCTCCGCCGCGGCCGCCGCGCCCGCGCAGGGCTCGGCCAGCGCAGTGGTGCTGAGCCAGTCCACCCGCGTGCTGACCACGCTGGAACAGCGCCGGGCCGAGTTCAAGTCCAACCCGGCGGCGCTGAAGGCGTTCATCAAGAACGAGTTCAACACCGCCTTCGACGGCAACTACGCCGCGCGCCTGGTGCTGGGCGTGCACGGCCGCGGCGCCTCGGATGCCGATGTCAGCGCCTTCGCCGATGCGCTGGCCGACAACCTGACCGCGCGCTACGGCCAGTCGCTGCTGGATTTCAACTCGCGCCTGCGCGTACGGATCAAGTCCGAGACCCCGCTGCCCAACGGCAAGGGCGTGCGCGTGTCCAGCGAGATGCTGCGCGAGAGCGGCGACCCGGTGCCGGTGGACTACCTGCTGCGCAACGTCGGCGGCCAGTGGAAGGTCTTCGACGTGATGATCGAGGGCATTTCCTACGTGCAGACCTTCAAGAACCAGTTCGACGGCCCGCTGCGGCAGAAGTCCATCGCCCAGGTCACCGCCGACCTGCGCGCTGGCCGCCTGCAGGCCTCCGGCGATACCGGCCAGCGTTGA
- a CDS encoding glutathione peroxidase, whose translation MTSLYDIPLTTIDGQPATLGDYRGKVLLVVNVASKCGLTPQYAGLEALYRDKHEAGLEVLGFPANNFKEQEPGSDAEIASFCSTEYDVTFPLFSKISVAGNSVHPLYQALVNAQPVAIGEGPLREKLKGLDIKVNPAPGVLWNFEKFLIGRDGRVVARFSPDVPADDARLREAVDAALAV comes from the coding sequence ATGACCAGCCTGTACGACATTCCCCTCACCACCATCGACGGCCAGCCGGCCACGCTCGGCGACTACCGCGGCAAGGTGCTGCTGGTGGTCAACGTCGCGTCCAAGTGCGGCCTGACGCCGCAGTACGCCGGGCTTGAGGCGCTGTACCGCGACAAGCACGAGGCCGGTCTGGAGGTGCTCGGCTTCCCGGCCAACAACTTCAAGGAGCAGGAGCCGGGCAGCGATGCGGAGATCGCCAGCTTCTGCAGCACCGAGTACGACGTGACCTTCCCGCTGTTCTCCAAGATCTCGGTGGCCGGCAACAGCGTGCATCCGCTGTACCAGGCGCTGGTCAACGCCCAGCCGGTCGCCATCGGCGAAGGCCCGCTGCGCGAGAAGCTCAAGGGCCTGGACATCAAGGTCAATCCGGCGCCGGGCGTGCTGTGGAACTTCGAGAAGTTCCTGATCGGGCGCGATGGTCGCGTCGTGGCGCGCTTCTCTCCGGATGTGCCGGCCGACGACGCGCGACTGCGCGAGGCCGTGGACGCGGCGCTGGCCGTCTGA
- a CDS encoding ATP-binding cassette domain-containing protein: MPHSHAPAAKFDAVRLDRGGRTILSGLDLVVPKGSITAVLGPSGSGKSTLLAALTGELVPAAGTVALFGQPIPRSARALLELRKNLGVLLQGNGLLTDLTVAENVALPLRTHTALPGALVDQLVDLKLNAVGLRATGGLYPRELSGGMARRVALARALALDPPLMIYDEPLTGLDPIASGVIMSLIGRLNHSLGLTSVIVSHHVHETLPVCDQAVVIANGRLVFSGTPAQLEASEDPLVRQFLRGAPDGPIPFDSAASARAA, encoded by the coding sequence ATGCCGCATTCCCACGCTCCTGCTGCGAAGTTCGATGCGGTCCGCCTGGATCGCGGTGGGCGCACGATCCTCTCCGGTCTGGACCTGGTGGTGCCCAAGGGCAGCATCACCGCCGTGCTCGGCCCCTCGGGCAGCGGCAAGTCCACGCTGCTGGCGGCGCTGACCGGCGAGCTGGTGCCGGCGGCCGGCACGGTGGCGCTGTTCGGCCAGCCGATCCCGCGCAGCGCGCGCGCGCTGCTGGAGCTGCGCAAGAACCTCGGCGTGCTGCTGCAGGGCAACGGCCTGCTGACCGACCTGACCGTGGCCGAGAACGTCGCCCTGCCGCTGCGCACGCATACCGCGCTGCCGGGCGCGCTCGTCGACCAGCTGGTCGACCTGAAGCTCAACGCGGTCGGCCTGCGCGCCACCGGCGGGCTGTATCCGCGCGAGTTGTCCGGCGGCATGGCCCGGCGCGTGGCCCTGGCCCGCGCGCTGGCGCTGGACCCGCCACTGATGATCTACGACGAGCCGCTGACCGGGCTGGACCCGATCGCCTCGGGCGTGATCATGTCGCTGATTGGCCGGCTCAATCATTCGCTGGGCCTGACCAGCGTCATCGTCAGCCACCACGTGCACGAGACCCTGCCTGTCTGCGACCAGGCCGTGGTGATCGCCAACGGCAGGCTGGTGTTCTCCGGCACGCCGGCGCAGCTGGAGGCCAGCGAGGATCCGCTGGTGCGCCAGTTCCTGCGCGGCGCGCCCGACGGCCCCATCCCCTTCGACAGCGCCGCCTCGGCGCGGGCCGCATAG
- the rmuC gene encoding DNA recombination protein RmuC, which yields MQADTLILGVLIAVVLLLQLVLLLRRGQHGALEQALREEQRSGRSELREQLDGLARQQDARLDLFARNLTDLSTRTDTRLDQLREALGEDARKARAEGGEAQQRTAELLGARLQDMRTQLDTFGRQQEARIVAFGQQLAELIARSDTHMAALREQLAEDSRKARSESGESLGRFNEQLGLRLTELTQRNEARIGEMRATLDQQLQRLQADNAARLEQMRVTVDEKLQGTLNERLDASFKLVSERLEQVQRGLGEMQQLATGVGDLKRVLTNVKSRGGWGEVQLESILEQTLTAEQYQRGVKLREDGNEMVDFAVRLPGRGAQDAPVWLPLDSKFPHEDYEKLLNAQEAGDAEAVRATGAQLERAIRVQARSICEKYIVPPRTTDFAVMFLPTEGLYAEVIRRPGLVDLLQREHRVVIAGPTTVTALLNSLQMGFRTLAIEQRSSEVWALLGAVKGEFGKFAGILEKAEKQIHTVGKSLGDASRKTRTIERKLRGVETLAGAQSQALLGEDLIGDADEGTAAGGEDEEA from the coding sequence ATGCAAGCCGACACCCTGATCCTGGGCGTACTGATCGCCGTCGTCCTCCTGCTGCAACTGGTCCTGTTGCTGCGCCGCGGCCAGCACGGCGCGCTGGAACAGGCCCTGCGCGAGGAGCAGCGCAGCGGCCGCAGCGAACTGCGCGAACAGCTCGACGGCCTGGCGCGCCAGCAGGATGCGCGGCTGGACCTGTTCGCCCGCAACCTCACCGACCTGTCCACCCGCACCGACACGCGCCTGGACCAGCTGCGCGAGGCGCTGGGCGAGGACGCGCGCAAGGCCCGCGCCGAGGGCGGCGAGGCCCAGCAGCGCACCGCCGAACTGCTCGGCGCGCGCCTGCAGGACATGCGCACCCAGCTGGATACCTTCGGCCGCCAGCAGGAGGCGCGCATCGTCGCCTTCGGCCAGCAGCTGGCCGAGCTGATCGCCCGCAGCGACACGCACATGGCCGCGCTGCGCGAGCAGCTGGCCGAGGACAGCCGCAAGGCGCGCAGCGAGAGCGGCGAATCGCTGGGCCGCTTCAACGAGCAGCTCGGCCTGCGCCTGACCGAGCTGACCCAGCGCAACGAGGCGCGCATCGGCGAGATGCGCGCCACGCTGGACCAGCAGCTGCAGCGCCTGCAGGCCGATAACGCGGCCCGGCTCGAGCAGATGCGCGTGACCGTGGACGAGAAGCTGCAGGGCACGCTCAACGAGCGCCTGGATGCCTCCTTCAAGCTCGTCTCCGAGCGGCTGGAGCAGGTGCAGCGCGGCCTGGGCGAGATGCAGCAGCTGGCCACCGGCGTGGGCGATCTCAAGCGCGTGCTGACCAACGTCAAGTCGCGCGGCGGCTGGGGCGAGGTGCAGCTGGAGAGCATCCTCGAGCAGACGCTTACCGCCGAGCAGTACCAGCGCGGGGTCAAGCTGCGCGAGGACGGCAACGAGATGGTCGACTTCGCGGTGCGCCTGCCCGGGCGCGGCGCGCAGGACGCGCCGGTGTGGCTGCCGCTGGATTCCAAGTTCCCGCACGAGGACTACGAGAAGCTGCTCAACGCGCAGGAGGCCGGCGATGCCGAGGCCGTGCGCGCCACCGGCGCGCAGCTGGAGCGCGCCATCCGCGTGCAGGCCCGGTCCATCTGCGAGAAGTACATCGTGCCGCCGCGCACGACCGATTTCGCGGTGATGTTCCTGCCCACCGAGGGGCTGTACGCCGAGGTGATCCGCCGCCCCGGCCTGGTCGATCTGCTGCAGCGCGAGCACCGCGTGGTGATCGCCGGCCCGACCACGGTGACCGCGCTGCTCAACAGCCTGCAGATGGGCTTCCGCACCCTGGCCATCGAGCAGCGCTCCAGCGAGGTGTGGGCGCTGCTGGGCGCGGTGAAGGGCGAGTTCGGCAAGTTCGCCGGCATCCTGGAGAAGGCCGAGAAGCAGATCCACACCGTCGGCAAGAGCCTGGGCGATGCCAGCCGCAAGACCCGCACCATCGAGCGCAAGCTGCGCGGCGTGGAAACGCTGGCCGGCGCGCAGTCGCAGGCGCTGCTGGGCGAGGACCTGATCGGCGACGCCGACGAGGGCACCGCTGCGGGCGGCGAGGACGAAGAAGCCTGA
- a CDS encoding heavy metal sensor histidine kinase: MTTRSIAARLALMFGLAATVVLAVLAVSLFLFQSYELQRNQREQLSARLMLVERLAQRANDAEHWSYFREKLADFTPEDGSLYFLADSADPRFRVGNGFLDRASFDAHGEGFGSASLPNGQRYITLTHALPAMGERPAVQLMVAAGRRDVEAAEWLQAVGIVVLCVVAIGLVSGLGWWIARRGLAPVDRLSEHARRLDVRDVTLRLPANDLPTELDGLVVSLNEALTRLQRAYEQLNAFNADVAHELRTPLGNLIGETQVTLSRARTAEEMEATLQSNLEELERLRNIVNSMLFLARADRGETARDLVEVSLNEATTHAAEFMEMLMEDAGLELRIRGDARACVEQSLYARAITNLLDNALRHGTAGSAVDVDIAEGADAVTVTVRNQAAPIPPEKLAHLFDRFYRADPSRTGSDQSHGLGLAIVKAVAQLHGGSVFAQSRGGEVAIGLRLPRVTPPAPTRVEKPGRAGREPAQLPQPSH, translated from the coding sequence ATGACCACCCGCTCCATCGCGGCGCGGCTGGCCCTGATGTTCGGGCTGGCGGCCACGGTGGTGCTGGCGGTGCTGGCTGTCTCGCTGTTCCTGTTCCAGTCCTACGAGCTGCAGCGCAACCAGCGCGAGCAGCTCAGCGCGCGGCTGATGCTGGTCGAGCGCCTGGCCCAGCGCGCCAACGACGCCGAGCACTGGTCGTACTTCCGCGAGAAGCTGGCCGACTTCACGCCCGAGGACGGCAGCCTGTACTTCCTGGCCGACAGCGCGGACCCGCGCTTCCGGGTGGGCAACGGCTTCCTGGACCGGGCCAGCTTCGATGCGCATGGCGAAGGCTTCGGCAGCGCCTCGCTGCCCAACGGCCAGCGCTACATCACCCTGACCCACGCCCTGCCGGCGATGGGCGAGCGCCCGGCGGTGCAGCTGATGGTCGCCGCCGGCCGGCGCGACGTGGAGGCCGCCGAGTGGCTGCAGGCCGTGGGCATCGTGGTGCTGTGCGTGGTCGCCATCGGCCTGGTGTCCGGGCTGGGCTGGTGGATCGCCCGCCGCGGCCTGGCGCCGGTGGACCGGCTGAGCGAACACGCCCGCCGCCTCGACGTGCGCGACGTCACCCTGCGCCTGCCCGCCAACGACCTGCCGACCGAGCTGGATGGCCTGGTGGTCTCGCTCAACGAGGCCCTGACCCGGCTGCAGCGCGCCTACGAACAGCTCAACGCCTTCAACGCCGATGTGGCCCATGAACTGCGCACGCCGCTGGGCAACCTGATCGGCGAGACCCAGGTGACGCTCTCGCGCGCCCGCACGGCCGAGGAGATGGAGGCCACGCTGCAGTCCAACCTGGAAGAGCTCGAACGCCTGCGCAACATCGTCAACTCGATGCTGTTCCTGGCCCGCGCCGACCGCGGCGAGACCGCGCGCGACCTGGTCGAGGTCTCGCTCAACGAGGCCACCACGCACGCGGCCGAGTTCATGGAAATGCTGATGGAAGACGCCGGCCTGGAGCTGCGCATCCGCGGCGATGCCCGCGCCTGCGTGGAGCAGTCGCTGTACGCGCGCGCCATCACCAACCTGCTGGACAACGCGCTGCGCCATGGCACGGCCGGCAGCGCGGTGGACGTGGACATCGCCGAGGGGGCCGACGCGGTGACGGTGACCGTGCGCAACCAGGCCGCGCCGATCCCGCCGGAGAAGCTGGCGCATCTGTTCGACCGGTTCTACCGTGCCGACCCCTCGCGCACCGGCAGCGACCAGAGCCACGGCCTGGGCCTGGCCATCGTCAAGGCGGTCGCGCAGCTGCACGGCGGCAGCGTGTTCGCGCAGTCGCGCGGGGGCGAGGTCGCCATCGGCCTGCGCCTGCCGCGCGTGACCCCGCCCGCGCCGACCCGCGTCGAGAAGCCCGGCCGCGCCGGGCGCGAACCCGCGCAGCTGCCGCAACCCTCGCACTGA
- a CDS encoding VacJ family lipoprotein has translation MKTLHLLSPLLTGLLLVGCASNAAKPTAPSAGTTVPPPPATAPAVEPPPPAPATQAAEPAAAPPAAATSAPPTSAEGDYGAIYGTSSYDPVADPTLPPPAEGAPPSYDPWEKWNRKVHAFNNVVDRNVAKPLATAYVKVVPRPVRNGVHNFFDNLGQPLTVVNSLLQGKPGEAWDALGRFLINTTAGVGGVMDVATRDQVPNTSEDFGQTLGVWGWRQSRYLELPLFGPRTVRDTFGLVGDAPLSPVQRVENDKARIFLQGLQLVDVRTQLMSLDSIREGAVDEYALFRDGWLQRRNYQISDEGERSRRKGHANDDLPAYLRDDDDNPTVPMDAIPTIMPNAR, from the coding sequence ATGAAGACCTTGCACCTGCTGTCTCCGCTGCTGACCGGCCTGCTGCTGGTCGGCTGCGCGTCCAATGCCGCCAAGCCGACGGCGCCTTCGGCCGGCACCACGGTGCCGCCGCCGCCCGCCACCGCACCGGCGGTCGAACCGCCACCGCCGGCACCCGCCACACAGGCCGCCGAGCCGGCCGCGGCACCGCCCGCCGCCGCGACCAGTGCGCCGCCGACCAGCGCCGAGGGTGACTACGGCGCCATCTACGGCACCTCGTCCTACGACCCGGTCGCCGATCCCACGCTGCCGCCGCCCGCCGAAGGCGCGCCGCCCAGCTACGACCCGTGGGAGAAGTGGAACCGCAAGGTCCACGCCTTCAACAACGTGGTCGACCGCAACGTGGCCAAGCCGCTGGCCACCGCCTACGTCAAGGTGGTGCCGCGCCCGGTGCGCAACGGCGTGCACAACTTCTTCGACAACCTCGGCCAGCCGCTGACGGTGGTCAACAGCCTGCTGCAGGGCAAGCCGGGCGAGGCCTGGGATGCGCTGGGGCGGTTCCTGATCAACACCACCGCCGGCGTCGGCGGCGTGATGGACGTGGCCACCCGCGACCAGGTGCCCAACACCAGCGAGGACTTCGGCCAGACCCTGGGCGTGTGGGGCTGGCGCCAGTCGCGTTACCTCGAGCTGCCGCTGTTCGGCCCGCGCACGGTGCGCGACACCTTCGGCCTGGTCGGCGATGCGCCGCTCTCGCCGGTGCAGCGCGTGGAGAACGACAAGGCCCGCATCTTCCTGCAGGGCCTGCAGCTGGTCGACGTGCGCACCCAGCTGATGTCGCTGGATTCCATCCGCGAAGGCGCGGTGGACGAATACGCGCTGTTCCGCGACGGCTGGCTGCAGCGGCGCAACTACCAGATCAGCGACGAAGGCGAGCGCAGCCGCCGCAAGGGGCACGCCAACGACGACCTGCCGGCCTACCTGCGCGACGACGACGACAATCCGACCGTGCCGATGGACGCCATCCCCACCATCATGCCCAACGCGCGCTGA
- a CDS encoding MlaE family lipid ABC transporter permease subunit yields MAFATSIRSLGAAGLFSLSVLRASVPTRDFWAELTREIYKIGARSLPIIAVGGAFVGLVLTLQGYRTLTTFGASDALSTLLGLSLYRELGPVLTALLFIGRAGSSIAAELGLMRATDQIKALELMAIDPVAKAVAPRFWAAVLTVPLLTGFFCSLAISASWFEAVKVLGLDNGTFWSALQGSVDVWDDFGVALLKSAIFGGVAALVAAYVGFNAEPTIEGTSVATTRAVVNGSLLVLMLNFILSAMLFQ; encoded by the coding sequence ATGGCCTTCGCCACTTCCATCCGCTCGCTGGGTGCCGCCGGGCTGTTCTCGCTCTCGGTGCTGCGCGCCTCGGTGCCCACGCGCGACTTCTGGGCCGAGCTGACGCGCGAGATCTACAAGATCGGCGCGCGTTCGCTGCCGATCATCGCCGTCGGCGGCGCGTTCGTGGGCCTGGTGCTGACCCTGCAGGGCTATCGCACGCTCACCACCTTCGGCGCCTCCGATGCGCTGTCCACGCTGCTGGGCCTGTCGCTGTACCGCGAGCTGGGCCCGGTGCTGACCGCGCTGCTGTTCATCGGCCGCGCCGGCAGCTCGATCGCCGCCGAGCTGGGCCTGATGCGCGCCACCGACCAGATCAAGGCGCTGGAGCTGATGGCCATCGATCCGGTGGCCAAGGCGGTGGCGCCGCGCTTCTGGGCGGCGGTGCTGACCGTGCCGCTGCTGACCGGGTTCTTCTGCTCGCTGGCGATTAGCGCCAGCTGGTTCGAGGCGGTCAAGGTGCTGGGCCTGGACAACGGCACGTTCTGGTCGGCGCTGCAGGGCAGCGTGGATGTCTGGGACGACTTCGGCGTGGCCCTGCTCAAGTCGGCGATCTTCGGCGGCGTGGCCGCGCTGGTGGCCGCCTACGTGGGCTTCAACGCCGAGCCGACCATCGAGGGCACCTCGGTGGCCACCACCCGCGCGGTGGTCAACGGCTCGCTGCTGGTGCTGATGCTCAACTTCATCCTCTCGGCGATGCTGTTCCAATGA